From the Saccharomyces paradoxus chromosome V, complete sequence genome, the window ATACAGTGGAACTCTGAACTATTATTGATGTTCCACAAGATCAATTTATTATCAGAGGTTATCCAACAATAGTTCAGCTCGAGGAACATACCCATATCACTCTTTATTTCCGTATTTGAAACTTCTAATAAAACTTCGTCCGGTATATTTGTCACTTGTTGTCTTTGGAAGGGGGTAAATGCCCCTAATCCACCGACTTCATCTGAGAAATTATAGTCCACACCTTTTCTGTAGTAGGCTGAATTATCTAATATTGGCGTATTTCTATCCCTAAAGTTCAAATCCTGGACAAATTCACTGGCCAACTGCAACGGTTCAGACGAAGTTAACCCGCTTACCTTAACATGCGTGGTTACGTCATGAAATTCTGGTTCAATAGTGTTTCCCGCCTCACTGTACTTGTCTAATACATCTTTTCTAGTTGGCTTCTTGCTCGGGAAGGAAATGCTTGACAAGTTGAGCTTACCTTTGTTTTGGTCATCTCTTAACTGATTCTGTAAGCGATCTCGTCCTAAGGACGCGGGAACTGTAAAGGTTTCGCGGTCGTAATcaactcttttttttaatggaGTTGAATACATTGCGATTGAAGTCCGTGCTGTAGTTTTTGTACAAAATGTTTTGCTATCAAGTAGATTTTattctcattttctttctattgACTTATAAATCcattcaaatttcaaaaagtatTCAGTAGGAATCTCTGTTGACAAAATCCGGGTAACATTAAAAGTTTTGTGTCACTAATTTCATTATAATTTTACTAAGCAAATACTATAATAATGCAATAATCCGCAGACGTTAATGGAAAAATCAGCAATAGAAGGTAGTTCATATTAATTCATAGCAAGATATTTTACTCAGAGAacattttaatttttttgagaaataaaatgaGGGATAAAAGTTGTAGGAAGAGAACAATTCCAGATGAAGATGCAAGCTATTTCAAATTCCCAAATAAGCTTCAAAAGTATTCTCGATTCTTGAGCCGGAAGATATCCAGTACCAGCCCAAAAAAACAAccaaaaaacaacaatacaGAAAGCGTCTTATCGGTCGTACCGAGTAGTCACAGGGAAGACTTGACAAAACTAAAACGAAACGTCAGCAACGCTGTAGCAAACAAACATACCCAAAAATCACAAGAGAATGTCATCAAAGAAGATACAGCGAAATGCTTGACAAGAAgtaatttaaaaaaattacaagagaaaatttttgataaagaactTAATGATATTGTCTGTGATCATTGTCTTTGTAGTACcgaaaatagaaaagataTCAAGTATTCACGACTTTGGttcctttttgaattgGAAATGAGTGAAAACTGGAATGAAAATCTCCGGCTTAGTTGCTATAATAAATATGTGTATTCTGCTATCGATAAGACGTGGATAATGgagaatattttatttaaggaacaagaaaagaattatGAGTATTTTCCTATAGGACAATTACTGATACCCAACAATATTGAATATTCCAATAAACcgaaaagacaagaaaaaattgaggaTTTAACGATTGA encodes:
- the MAM1 gene encoding Mam1p (Monopolin~similar to YER106W); translated protein: MRDKSCRKRTIPDEDASYFKFPNKLQKYSRFLSRKISSTSPKKQPKNNNTESVLSVVPSSHREDLTKLKRNVSNAVANKHTQKSQENVIKEDTAKCLTRSNLKKLQEKIFDKELNDIVCDHCLCSTENRKDIKYSRLWFLFELEMSENWNENLRLSCYNKYVYSAIDKTWIMENILFKEQEKNYEYFPIGQLLIPNNIEYSNKPKRQEKIEDLTIEIDSIIEASHQKERFLPQSVLIKREKEIAFNDFQLDARKILNDLSATSENPFNSSPSTKKIESEGKTLEMVPKEKKNKKIIGALERKLHIDQNY